The following coding sequences are from one Corynebacterium crudilactis window:
- a CDS encoding pentapeptide repeat-containing protein: MTAKKTVKDVENIIRETRIGDEQIPLKMLNEALAKARELARIPNLSGLDLSGLDLRGVNLGGVNLSNSNLSKANLSKVNLQYAQLSGANLSHANLSNALLGKTNLHDAKLNGADLSNAVLSGASCLYTTFNDANMQNLNAYKTRFTCCRFVNADLQGAQMHGANLFDADMRGANLSKAKLDDSNMHSTRLQGANLNGTNLSEVLLRFADLHDTYAPRLILAGANLDRVEGWNGLQVTGLTQHQIGLEPTARGWQARVDSWFGSLSDLQKVITQGKWGEFDIEDAPENGKIFEGVLALMELHIATHPQALEQAREAAKKWANK, translated from the coding sequence ATGACAGCCAAGAAAACCGTCAAAGACGTAGAGAACATCATCCGGGAAACCCGCATCGGGGATGAACAGATTCCCCTCAAAATGCTCAATGAGGCTCTTGCGAAAGCTCGGGAATTAGCGAGGATTCCCAACCTGTCGGGTCTTGATTTGAGCGGACTCGATCTCCGTGGAGTCAACCTTGGGGGAGTGAACCTCTCCAACTCGAACCTCTCTAAAGCAAACCTCTCCAAGGTGAACCTGCAGTACGCGCAACTGTCTGGGGCAAACCTGTCTCATGCCAATTTGAGTAACGCTTTGCTAGGAAAAACTAACCTTCATGATGCAAAGCTCAACGGGGCAGATTTGAGTAACGCTGTTTTATCTGGCGCATCATGCCTATACACAACGTTCAACGACGCAAACATGCAGAATCTGAATGCGTATAAAACACGGTTCACGTGCTGCAGATTTGTAAATGCAGACCTGCAGGGCGCGCAGATGCACGGAGCAAACCTTTTCGACGCTGACATGCGCGGGGCAAACCTGTCTAAGGCGAAGTTGGATGACTCAAACATGCACAGCACCCGACTGCAGGGCGCAAACCTCAATGGCACTAATTTGAGTGAGGTTTTGTTGCGGTTTGCAGATCTGCACGACACATACGCCCCTAGGCTCATTCTTGCCGGTGCCAATCTGGATCGGGTGGAGGGCTGGAACGGTTTGCAGGTGACCGGATTGACCCAACACCAAATTGGTTTGGAGCCAACTGCGCGAGGCTGGCAGGCGCGTGTCGATAGCTGGTTTGGCAGTCTCAGTGATTTGCAGAAAGTCATCACACAAGGGAAGTGGGGCGAATTCGATATTGAGGACGCGCCTGAGAATGGGAAGATTTTTGAGGGTGTTCTGGCTTTGATGGAACTGCATATCGCCACCCATCCGCAGGCGCTTGAGCAGGCGCGGGAAGCAGCCAAAAAGTGGGCTAACAAGTAA
- a CDS encoding pentapeptide repeat-containing protein yields MAAKKLTAEDVKQAILTAEKSSRTLDLSGLDLRDLDLSGLNFRKATLRNTNFANSNLSRANFEEADMRFSKLNGSLLNDTSLRHANLTKVSLSSAHCQYADFRNTTMREVTADYADFTCAYFLEADLSDSDFSNSDFYDAYMWAANLSNATFEAANMKCTNLGLTNLVNTYFGGVLFFDADLYEANMCNTSFAGANLAQVNRWDGLQLTGLYKYQIDLTPTADGWKIRFLDWFGSPMELRTMIAQENGWVGVGPSEVERDRELLQVALNVIDAHIAQHPNSVELAKKAAQRWTTKKTIRFGLAV; encoded by the coding sequence ATGGCTGCAAAGAAGTTAACCGCCGAAGACGTCAAGCAGGCAATCCTCACCGCTGAAAAATCCTCACGCACCCTTGATCTATCAGGCCTAGATCTCAGAGACCTAGACCTCAGTGGCCTCAACTTCCGCAAAGCAACTCTGCGCAACACTAATTTCGCTAACTCCAACCTGAGCAGGGCAAACTTCGAGGAAGCTGACATGCGCTTCTCCAAGCTGAACGGGTCGTTGCTGAACGACACCAGCCTGCGTCACGCGAACCTAACAAAAGTCTCCCTATCTTCTGCACACTGCCAGTATGCCGACTTCCGAAACACCACCATGAGGGAGGTGACAGCGGACTACGCAGACTTCACCTGTGCATACTTCTTGGAGGCAGACCTAAGCGACTCCGACTTCTCCAACAGTGACTTCTATGACGCCTACATGTGGGCTGCCAACCTATCGAATGCGACGTTTGAAGCTGCCAATATGAAATGCACAAACCTGGGATTGACGAACTTGGTCAACACCTATTTTGGTGGTGTTTTGTTCTTCGATGCGGATCTGTATGAGGCCAATATGTGCAACACTTCTTTCGCTGGGGCGAATTTGGCTCAAGTTAATCGTTGGGATGGCCTGCAGTTGACCGGCTTGTACAAGTATCAAATTGACCTCACTCCGACAGCGGATGGTTGGAAAATTCGCTTTTTGGACTGGTTTGGCAGTCCTATGGAGCTGCGCACCATGATCGCGCAAGAAAATGGTTGGGTGGGAGTAGGGCCATCGGAGGTTGAGCGGGATAGGGAGCTTCTGCAGGTTGCTTTAAATGTGATTGACGCTCACATCGCCCAGCACCCGAATTCAGTGGAGTTGGCTAAGAAAGCAGCTCAGCGATGGACAACCAAGAAGACAATACGCTTTGGATTGGCGGTGTAA